A region of Chlamydia crocodili DNA encodes the following proteins:
- the sctJ gene encoding type III secretion system inner membrane ring lipoprotein SctJ, whose amino-acid sequence MFRSSISWCLFFVMTLFCCTSCNSRSLIVHGLPGREANEIVVLLVSKGVAAQKQPQAAASTGGASAEQLWDIAVPAAQITEALAILNQAGLPRMKGTSLLDLFAKQGLVPSEMQEKIRYQEGLSEQMASTIRKMDGIVDASVQISFTTEAEDNLPLTASVYIKHRGVLDNPNSIMVSKIKRLVASAVPGLSTENVSVISDRASYSDITINGPWGLSDEIDYVSVWGIILAKSSLGKFRLIFYFLILTLFVISCGLLWVIWKTHTLILSLGGAKGFFDPSPYSKVALEAKKPEEGTGEKKEGQSTQPNQEEAEGPKDNAPEASEGNEENEDV is encoded by the coding sequence ATGTTTCGTAGTTCTATTTCTTGGTGCTTATTCTTTGTAATGACCTTATTTTGCTGTACAAGCTGTAACAGCAGATCGCTAATCGTTCATGGGCTTCCAGGAAGGGAAGCTAATGAGATTGTCGTTCTTCTTGTTAGCAAAGGCGTCGCTGCACAAAAGCAACCACAGGCTGCAGCTTCTACAGGAGGGGCCTCTGCTGAACAACTATGGGATATTGCTGTTCCCGCTGCGCAAATTACCGAAGCTTTAGCAATTTTAAATCAAGCTGGTCTTCCTCGTATGAAGGGGACGAGCCTCTTAGACCTATTCGCCAAGCAAGGTCTTGTTCCATCAGAAATGCAAGAAAAGATCCGTTATCAAGAAGGTCTTTCTGAGCAGATGGCCTCTACCATTAGAAAGATGGATGGAATTGTAGACGCTAGCGTACAAATTTCTTTCACAACAGAAGCTGAAGACAACCTTCCTTTAACTGCCTCCGTTTATATCAAACATCGTGGAGTTTTAGATAATCCAAATAGCATCATGGTTTCTAAAATTAAACGATTAGTCGCCAGTGCTGTTCCAGGTCTTTCTACAGAAAACGTTTCCGTTATTAGTGATCGCGCTTCTTATAGTGATATTACTATTAATGGTCCTTGGGGACTATCCGATGAAATCGATTACGTTTCCGTATGGGGAATCATCTTAGCGAAATCTTCATTAGGTAAATTCCGTCTCATCTTTTATTTCTTAATACTTACTCTATTTGTTATCTCTTGCGGGTTACTTTGGGTAATTTGGAAAACACATACATTGATTCTTTCCTTAGGTGGAGCAAAAGGTTTCTTTGATCCTTCTCCATATTCTAAAGTTGCCCTAGAAGCTAAGAAACCTGAAGAAGGTACTGGAGAGAAAAAAGAAGGACAATCAACGCAACCTAATCAAGAGGAAGCGGAAGGTCCTAAAGACAATGCACCAGAGGCATCAGAAGGAAACGAAGAAAATGAGGATGTCTAG
- a CDS encoding DUF1494 domain-containing protein, whose translation MRSNIIFLKKRKHSFLLMEVLVSITLFALLFSVLGFWQRQMFCSSRRDERAYKTFLQENYAYKKLRTVFCSTSRIEEIPGALCSVIFDRGVYKDPELAGEVAGSLYYHQSQGRLELQIRSLRNHAKVETALLLENISKVDIVPQRNAGGQGLPERLLIVIHRSFPEGNERILSYQFALGK comes from the coding sequence ATGCGTAGTAATATAATATTCCTAAAGAAAAGGAAACACTCCTTTCTGCTCATGGAAGTTCTAGTATCCATAACTTTGTTTGCCCTGCTTTTTAGTGTTTTGGGATTTTGGCAAAGGCAGATGTTTTGCTCTAGCAGGCGTGATGAACGAGCCTATAAAACTTTTTTACAAGAAAACTACGCCTATAAGAAATTACGCACGGTATTTTGTTCGACATCGCGTATTGAAGAGATTCCTGGAGCTTTATGCTCCGTAATTTTTGATCGAGGGGTATATAAAGATCCTGAGCTTGCCGGAGAAGTCGCCGGCTCTCTATATTACCATCAAAGTCAGGGTAGGTTAGAATTGCAAATACGCAGTTTGCGAAATCATGCTAAGGTAGAAACTGCATTACTTTTAGAGAATATCTCGAAAGTGGATATTGTTCCTCAGAGGAACGCTGGTGGTCAAGGGCTTCCAGAGAGATTATTGATAGTAATTCATAGGAGCTTTCCTGAAGGTAATGAGCGGATACTGTCATATCAATTCGCATTGGGGAAATAG
- the sctR gene encoding type III secretion system export apparatus subunit SctR, translating to MRFIFRTFLCMFILSAPWCFADTYESSCSSRCNPLKSTELSIADQQPEVKKTYPQPTFRERVTANDVLPQEHLSEGSFSDTYPDLTTQAIILIFLALSPFLVMLLTSYLKIIITLVLLRNALGVQQTPPSQVLNGIALILSIYVMFPTGVAMYNDARKEIQGNTIPRDLFSAEGAETVFVALNKSKEPLRSFLIRNTPKAQIQSFYKISQKTFPQEIREHMTPSDFVIIIPAFIMGQIKNAFEIGVLIYLPFFVIDLVTANVLVAMQMMMLSPLSISLPLKLLLVVMVDGWTLLLQGLMISFK from the coding sequence ATGCGTTTCATTTTTCGTACTTTCCTTTGTATGTTTATCTTGAGCGCACCGTGGTGTTTTGCAGATACCTACGAGTCGTCTTGCTCCTCTCGTTGTAATCCTCTTAAATCTACAGAATTATCGATAGCTGATCAACAACCTGAGGTGAAGAAAACTTACCCTCAGCCGACTTTCAGAGAAAGAGTAACCGCTAATGATGTGCTTCCTCAAGAACATCTTTCTGAAGGGAGTTTTTCAGATACATATCCGGATCTGACAACACAAGCAATTATCTTAATTTTCTTAGCATTATCACCTTTTCTTGTGATGTTGCTAACATCATACTTAAAAATTATCATTACTCTCGTTCTATTAAGGAACGCTTTGGGTGTTCAACAAACACCTCCTAGCCAGGTTCTTAACGGTATAGCATTGATTCTTTCTATTTATGTGATGTTTCCTACAGGAGTTGCTATGTACAACGATGCTAGGAAAGAGATACAAGGAAATACTATTCCTAGAGATCTATTCTCTGCAGAAGGAGCTGAAACTGTTTTTGTAGCATTGAATAAATCTAAAGAACCTTTGCGATCCTTTTTAATACGCAATACACCGAAAGCTCAGATCCAAAGTTTCTATAAGATTTCTCAGAAAACATTTCCACAAGAGATCCGTGAGCATATGACACCTTCGGATTTCGTGATTATTATTCCTGCTTTTATTATGGGGCAGATTAAAAATGCTTTTGAAATAGGCGTTCTAATTTACCTACCGTTTTTTGTGATCGACCTAGTCACAGCGAACGTTCTGGTAGCTATGCAAATGATGATGCTTTCCCCATTATCTATTTCGCTACCATTAAAATTACTTCTTGTTGTGATGGTGGATGGTTGGACGTTATTACTTCAAGGTCTCATGATTAGCTTTAAATAG
- a CDS encoding EscT/YscT/HrcT family type III secretion system export apparatus protein — protein MAISLPELVSVFGSSYLDYILQKPPAYVWSVFLLLLSRLLPIFAIVPFLGGKLFPAPIKIGIALSWVAIIFPKVLMSTHIANYLDDDVFYILIVKELCIGTLIGFILSFPFYAAQSAGSFITNQQGIQGLEGATSLISIEQTSPHGIFYHYFVTIVFWLSGGHRIVLTLLLQSLEIIPIHKFLPMEMMSLDAPIWITLIKMCQLCLIMTIQLSAPAAVAMLMSDLFLGIINRMAPQVQVIYLLSALKAFMGLLFLTLAWWFIVKQIDYFTLAWFKEAPIMLLGSSPKVL, from the coding sequence ATGGCAATCTCTTTACCAGAGCTTGTTTCTGTTTTTGGTTCTTCATATCTTGATTATATTTTGCAAAAGCCTCCTGCCTATGTTTGGAGCGTTTTTTTGCTGCTTTTATCTCGATTACTTCCCATATTTGCTATTGTTCCCTTCCTGGGAGGTAAGTTATTCCCAGCACCTATTAAAATAGGTATTGCTCTTTCTTGGGTCGCCATTATTTTTCCTAAGGTATTGATGAGCACACATATTGCAAACTATCTAGATGATGATGTGTTCTATATTCTCATTGTCAAAGAACTTTGCATAGGCACGTTAATTGGTTTCATCTTATCTTTCCCTTTCTATGCTGCCCAATCTGCAGGATCGTTTATTACCAACCAACAGGGTATTCAGGGTTTAGAAGGAGCAACATCACTGATCTCCATTGAGCAAACTTCTCCTCATGGAATCTTTTACCATTACTTTGTAACTATAGTTTTCTGGCTTTCTGGAGGACATAGGATCGTTTTAACACTCTTACTGCAATCTCTGGAAATAATTCCTATTCATAAGTTTCTCCCTATGGAGATGATGTCATTAGATGCGCCGATTTGGATTACGCTAATCAAAATGTGTCAGCTATGTCTTATTATGACTATCCAACTTAGTGCCCCAGCAGCGGTAGCGATGCTCATGTCCGATCTATTCTTAGGAATCATCAATAGAATGGCTCCACAAGTTCAGGTTATTTATCTTCTTTCCGCTTTGAAAGCCTTCATGGGTCTATTATTCCTAACTCTTGCCTGGTGGTTCATAGTCAAGCAAATCGACTACTTCACTTTAGCTTGGTTTAAGGAAGCTCCCATCATGCTTTTAGGATCGAGCCCTAAAGTTCTATAG
- a CDS encoding type II secretion system protein produces the protein MKKQKRKQSITLIEMMVVITLIGIVGGALAFNMRGSIQKGKVFQSEQNCAKVYDILMMEYATGGASLREIVDRKESVLEGAAWCKDGKKLLKDAWGEDIVVKLNDQGDDLIVFSPKASGKNSKRG, from the coding sequence ATGAAAAAACAGAAACGTAAACAGTCCATCACATTAATCGAGATGATGGTTGTTATCACACTGATCGGTATTGTTGGAGGAGCTTTAGCTTTTAATATGCGTGGTAGCATTCAAAAAGGGAAAGTTTTTCAGTCAGAGCAAAATTGTGCCAAAGTGTATGACATCTTGATGATGGAGTATGCAACCGGAGGCGCGTCTCTAAGAGAGATTGTAGATCGGAAAGAATCTGTTCTTGAAGGAGCCGCATGGTGCAAAGACGGAAAGAAATTATTAAAAGATGCTTGGGGAGAAGACATTGTAGTAAAACTCAACGATCAAGGTGATGATTTGATAGTCTTTTCACCAAAAGCCTCGGGAAAAAATAGTAAGCGTGGATAG
- the sctS gene encoding type III secretion system export apparatus subunit SctS gives MIALAASFKSMLFEYSYQSLLLILIISAPPIILASIVGIMVAIFQAATQIQEQTFAFAIKLVVIFGTLMISGGWLSNMIFRFASQIFQNFYKWK, from the coding sequence GTGATAGCACTTGCCGCAAGCTTTAAATCTATGCTCTTTGAGTATTCATATCAGTCATTGTTGCTGATTTTGATTATCTCTGCGCCTCCTATTATCCTTGCCTCTATTGTTGGTATCATGGTCGCAATTTTCCAGGCCGCAACGCAAATCCAAGAGCAGACATTTGCTTTTGCTATCAAACTCGTTGTTATTTTTGGTACCTTGATGATTTCCGGAGGATGGCTAAGCAATATGATTTTCCGTTTTGCCTCTCAGATCTTCCAAAACTTTTATAAATGGAAATAA
- the lipA gene encoding lipoyl synthase: MNEVPDETQKPQQGKRFAERLPKWLRQVLPKGSVFAHTDATIKRTGMATVCEEALCPNRTRCWSRKTATYLALGDACTRRCGFCNIDFTKKPIPPDPEEPQKIAESAKILQLKHIVLTMVARDDLEDGGASCLVRIIDTLHQELPESTVEMLASDFQGNVDALHTLLDSGLTIYNHNVETVERLTPVVRHKATYRRSLFMLEQAALYLPDLKIKSGIMVGLGEQESEVKQTLKDLANHGVKIVTIGQYLRPSRLHIPVKSYITPETFDYYRTMGESLGLFVYAGPFVRSSFNADIVLNDLENKQSEVAKIPN, encoded by the coding sequence GTTTCGCCGAGCGTCTTCCTAAATGGCTAAGGCAAGTTTTACCTAAAGGTTCAGTCTTTGCCCATACGGATGCAACTATAAAACGTACGGGAATGGCTACAGTATGTGAAGAGGCCTTATGCCCTAACCGCACACGCTGTTGGTCAAGAAAGACAGCAACGTACCTAGCTTTAGGAGATGCGTGCACTAGACGCTGTGGTTTCTGTAATATTGACTTCACGAAAAAACCCATACCTCCTGATCCTGAAGAACCTCAAAAAATTGCAGAATCAGCAAAAATTCTTCAGCTTAAACACATTGTTTTAACTATGGTAGCTCGCGATGATCTAGAGGACGGTGGTGCGAGTTGCTTAGTTCGTATTATTGACACCCTTCATCAGGAGCTTCCAGAATCTACTGTCGAAATGCTAGCTTCAGATTTTCAAGGAAATGTTGATGCTTTACACACATTGTTAGATTCAGGATTAACTATTTATAATCATAATGTAGAAACCGTGGAACGGTTAACACCCGTAGTACGGCATAAAGCAACATATCGCAGATCTTTATTTATGTTAGAGCAGGCAGCTCTGTATCTCCCCGATCTTAAAATCAAATCAGGAATTATGGTAGGACTTGGAGAGCAAGAAAGTGAAGTAAAACAAACATTAAAGGATCTTGCAAATCACGGAGTCAAAATCGTCACCATAGGACAATATCTGCGTCCTTCTAGATTACATATACCAGTAAAAAGCTATATCACCCCTGAAACTTTTGATTACTACCGTACAATGGGAGAGTCTTTAGGACTCTTTGTTTATGCAGGACCTTTTGTTCGCTCTAGTTTCAATGCTGATATCGTTTTAAATGACCTCGAAAATAAACAATCTGAAGTAGCAAAAATTCCAAACTAA
- a CDS encoding HrpE/YscL family type III secretion apparatus protein, with translation MKFFSLIFKHDEVAPNKKILSPEAFSALLDAKELLDKTKEDSESYTNETKQECEVLRKEAKDQGFKEGSEQWSSQLAYLEKETHDLRNKVKEALVPLAIASVKKILGKELEMHPETIVSIITKALKELTQHKKIIIHVNPKDLPIVEQNRPELKKIVEYADTLIIAPKADVTQGGCVIETEAGIVNAQLDVQLAALEKAFSTILKQQNPVDEPQPKQQAPANKTQGKQE, from the coding sequence ATGAAGTTTTTTAGTTTAATTTTTAAACATGATGAAGTCGCTCCGAATAAAAAAATCCTTTCTCCCGAGGCTTTTTCAGCTCTGCTTGATGCTAAAGAACTCCTAGACAAAACAAAAGAAGATAGTGAATCTTACACTAATGAAACAAAACAGGAGTGCGAAGTACTTCGTAAAGAAGCTAAAGATCAAGGATTCAAAGAAGGCAGTGAACAATGGAGTTCTCAGCTTGCTTATTTAGAAAAAGAAACCCATGACCTGCGTAATAAAGTTAAGGAAGCTCTTGTCCCTCTAGCAATTGCTAGTGTGAAAAAGATTCTCGGTAAAGAATTAGAAATGCATCCTGAAACGATAGTTTCTATCATTACCAAAGCATTAAAAGAGCTTACACAACATAAAAAAATTATTATTCATGTAAATCCAAAAGATCTTCCAATTGTTGAGCAAAATCGTCCTGAATTGAAGAAAATTGTCGAGTATGCTGATACTCTAATCATTGCTCCTAAAGCTGATGTTACCCAAGGGGGTTGTGTTATAGAGACAGAAGCTGGTATTGTAAATGCTCAATTGGATGTACAATTAGCTGCTTTAGAAAAAGCGTTCTCTACTATACTAAAACAACAAAATCCTGTAGATGAACCTCAACCTAAGCAACAAGCACCTGCAAATAAAACTCAGGGCAAGCAAGAATAA
- a CDS encoding type II secretion system protein: MTLHKKRSKRSFLLIEVLLSLSLVCLVLMPCIRFYCGVRRSFEDDIVNLQLPAVIDNCFFAVEDSMREQMLNGNFPTSGSGELSCVVYTSRGSEIRIPYEYSIDIRKGVRIEANIVKACFADVVIEIFPNQKYTTSVQRSVCVVI; encoded by the coding sequence ATGACGCTTCATAAAAAAAGATCAAAGCGGAGTTTTCTGCTGATAGAGGTATTGCTATCATTATCATTAGTTTGTTTAGTGCTAATGCCCTGCATCCGTTTTTATTGTGGCGTTCGTAGATCTTTCGAAGACGATATTGTTAATTTACAGTTGCCCGCTGTGATTGATAATTGTTTTTTTGCTGTCGAAGATAGTATGAGGGAGCAGATGCTCAATGGAAATTTTCCCACATCAGGTTCTGGAGAGCTTTCCTGTGTTGTTTATACAAGTCGGGGAAGTGAGATTCGTATTCCCTATGAATATTCTATAGATATTCGTAAGGGGGTACGCATAGAGGCTAACATTGTAAAAGCATGTTTTGCAGATGTTGTCATCGAGATTTTTCCTAATCAAAAATATACAACGTCCGTCCAAAGAAGCGTATGCGTAGTAATATAA